The proteins below come from a single Periophthalmus magnuspinnatus isolate fPerMag1 chromosome 7, fPerMag1.2.pri, whole genome shotgun sequence genomic window:
- the sypa gene encoding synaptophysin a: MDVVNQLVAQGQFRVIKVPLGFIKVLEWFFAIFAFSTCGSYSGMFRMAVECKNRTDSDLSIEVEFEYPFRLHQVYFDAPTCQGGNTERYFLVGDYSSSAEFFVTIGVFAFLYASAALSVYVFFYEKYKENNKGPLIDLGVTAFFAFMWLVSSAAWAKGLSDVKTATDPEKVVTLIQACDSEANRCKEVHDPVMSGLNTSVAFGFINLVLWAGNLWFVFKETGIIAPFMRAPPPQTKPAADAYGQQGAYEQDPYASGQGGYQPDYNQQGYNQDAEYGQGYGQQAAPTSFSNQM, encoded by the exons ATGGACGTTGTAAATCAG ctgGTGGCCCAGGGTCAGTTCAGAGTCATCAAAGTCCCTCTGGGCTTCATCAAGGTCCTGGAATGG ttttttgcaatttttgcCTTCTCCACTTGCGGCAGTTACTCGGGTATGTTTCGGATGGCCGTGGAGTGTAAAAACCGCACAGACAGCGACTTGAGCATCGAGGTGGAGTTTGAGTATCCATTCAG ACTGCACCAGGTGTACTTTGACGCCCCCACCTGTCAGGGAGGGAACACAGAGCGGTATTTCCTGGTGGGAGATTATTCCTCTTCAGCTGAGTTCTTCGTGACGATTGGAGTGTTTGCATTCCTCTATGCCTCTGCTGCTCTCAGCGTCTATGTTTTCTTCTATGAAAAGTATAAGGAGAACAACAAAGGACCCCTCATT GACCTTGGTGTGACCGCGTTCTTTGCCTTCATGTGGCTGGTGTCCTCTGCTGCCTGGGCGAAGGGTCTGTCTGATGTGAAAACAGCCACAGACCCAGAGAAGGTGGTGACTCTGATCCAGGCCTGTGACAGTGAAGCCAACCGCTGCAAAGAGGTGCACGACCCAGTCATGTCCGGACTCAACACTTCTGTG GCCTTTGGCTTCATAAACCTGGTGTTGTGGGCTGGAAACCTGTGGTTTGTCTTTAAGGAGACTGGAATCATTGCCCCATTCATgagagctcctcctcctcagaccaAACCTGCTGCAGATGCATACGGCCAACAGGGGGCATATGAGCAGGACCCCTATGCCTCAGGGCAAGGGGGATACCAGCCTGACTACAACCAGCAGGGATACAACCAG GATGCAGAGTACGGACAGGGTTATGGCCAACAGGCGGCGCCCACCTCATTCTCCAATCAGATGTGA